One window from the genome of Mumia sp. ZJ1417 encodes:
- the mrdA gene encoding penicillin-binding protein 2, translating to MRRGHARLVVVQVLVVALFATLVARLWYVQVVGGEEYQARAASNATRQVVVQPQRGLVVDAMGRPLVTNRSTWVVTVDRSRLTRLDADEQADVLGRLASLVDLKYDALLDRIKLCGEEGAPEPPACWNGSPYEPVPVAQDVPRDVALTLSERAEEFPAVAAQQRYLRAYPSPEGVNAAQLLGYVSPITADEYAAARESDDDTRSAASMVGRAGIERGYDADLRGVPGTTGKAVDSRGRVIAEGAAVDPEAGKTLVTSIDARVQALAESQLEKAIKKARTTHDDVTGRDYEATAGAVVVLDPNDGRVIAAASNPTYDPEVWVDGISDRKLKELYDDGSGTPLLSRATQAQLAPGSTWKPFVAAGALEDRWDTGSRLDCSSGLQVGTRWFKNYESASYGSIGFDQALSVSCDTFFYRIAYAAWMDQGGADADEGVHDPLVEMARAFGFGARTGFDVPGEAAGRLGDRPWRQDYWDANKDRYCKIAEKPEKVDSAYLRLFAREFCADGYVYRAGDAVNFSIGQGETLVTPLQLAVAYGALSNGGTLYEPRAAKAVLDADGRVVREIAPKKAGRVPVSKSHLRYIDRALLDTAKSGTMAWKMGGFPLGEVKIRSKTGTAEVTGRQTTGWVASYDENYVVVMMMEQAGTGSGSSGDAVRAIWEGLYGVKDGKVRRDEALMPKARPPKGLPRVAVDGRVLAPRTATKGDGR from the coding sequence GTGAGGCGCGGTCATGCCCGGCTCGTCGTCGTGCAGGTGCTCGTCGTGGCGCTGTTCGCGACGCTCGTCGCACGGCTCTGGTACGTCCAGGTGGTCGGCGGCGAGGAGTACCAGGCGCGCGCGGCGAGCAACGCCACCCGCCAGGTCGTGGTCCAGCCCCAGCGCGGGCTCGTCGTCGATGCGATGGGGCGGCCGCTGGTCACCAACCGCTCCACATGGGTCGTCACCGTCGACCGCTCGCGCCTGACCCGCCTCGACGCCGACGAGCAGGCCGATGTGCTCGGGCGCCTCGCGAGCCTCGTCGACCTGAAGTACGACGCGCTGCTCGACCGCATCAAGCTGTGCGGCGAGGAGGGTGCTCCCGAGCCGCCCGCCTGCTGGAACGGCTCCCCGTACGAGCCCGTGCCGGTCGCCCAGGACGTGCCGCGCGACGTCGCCCTGACGCTCTCGGAGCGGGCGGAGGAGTTCCCCGCGGTGGCGGCGCAGCAGCGCTACCTCCGTGCCTACCCGTCGCCGGAGGGCGTCAACGCCGCCCAGCTCCTCGGGTACGTCAGCCCGATCACCGCCGACGAGTACGCCGCGGCGCGCGAGTCCGACGACGACACGCGCAGCGCCGCCTCGATGGTCGGCCGTGCCGGGATCGAGCGGGGGTACGACGCGGACCTGCGCGGCGTGCCGGGCACCACCGGCAAGGCGGTCGACTCCCGTGGGCGCGTGATCGCCGAGGGCGCGGCCGTCGACCCCGAGGCCGGCAAGACGCTCGTGACGAGCATCGACGCGCGGGTGCAGGCGTTGGCCGAGTCCCAGCTCGAGAAGGCGATCAAGAAGGCCCGCACGACTCACGACGACGTGACCGGTCGCGACTACGAGGCCACGGCGGGTGCCGTCGTCGTGCTCGACCCGAACGACGGACGCGTGATCGCCGCGGCCAGCAACCCCACGTACGACCCCGAGGTGTGGGTCGACGGGATCTCCGACCGCAAGCTCAAGGAGCTGTACGACGACGGCTCCGGCACCCCGCTCCTCTCGCGGGCGACCCAGGCGCAGCTCGCCCCGGGCTCGACCTGGAAGCCCTTTGTCGCCGCGGGCGCGCTGGAGGACCGTTGGGACACCGGCTCGCGCCTGGACTGCTCGTCAGGGCTGCAGGTCGGCACCCGGTGGTTCAAGAACTACGAGTCGGCCTCGTACGGCTCGATCGGGTTCGACCAGGCGCTCTCGGTCTCGTGCGACACCTTCTTCTACCGGATCGCGTACGCCGCCTGGATGGACCAGGGCGGGGCCGACGCCGACGAGGGCGTGCACGACCCGCTGGTCGAGATGGCGCGGGCCTTCGGGTTCGGTGCGCGCACCGGCTTCGACGTGCCGGGCGAAGCAGCCGGGCGGCTCGGCGACCGCCCGTGGCGGCAGGACTATTGGGACGCCAACAAGGACCGCTACTGCAAGATCGCCGAGAAGCCGGAGAAGGTCGACAGCGCCTACCTTCGGCTGTTCGCCCGCGAGTTCTGCGCCGACGGGTACGTCTACCGGGCCGGGGATGCGGTCAACTTCTCGATCGGGCAGGGCGAGACGCTCGTGACCCCGCTCCAGCTCGCCGTCGCGTACGGGGCGCTGTCCAACGGGGGGACGCTCTACGAGCCGCGCGCGGCCAAAGCCGTCCTCGACGCCGACGGCCGCGTGGTGCGCGAGATCGCGCCGAAGAAGGCCGGGCGTGTCCCCGTCTCGAAGTCCCACCTGCGCTACATCGATCGCGCGCTCCTCGACACCGCCAAGAGCGGCACGATGGCGTGGAAGATGGGCGGCTTCCCGCTCGGCGAGGTGAAGATCCGGTCCAAGACCGGCACTGCCGAGGTCACCGGACGCCAGACGACCGGCTGGGTCGCCTCGTACGACGAGAACTACGTCGTCGTGATGATGATGGAGCAGGCCGGCACCGGCTCCGGATCGTCGGGCGACGCGGTGCGCGCGATCTGGGAGGGCCTGTACGGGGTGAAGGACGGCAAGGTCCGCCGAGATGAGGCGCTGATGCCGAAGGCCCGTCCGCCGAAGGGTCTGCCGCGCGTCGCTGTTGACGGCCGGGTGCTCGCGCCCCGTACCGCCACGAAGGGCGACGGCCGATGA
- a CDS encoding folylpolyglutamate synthase/dihydrofolate synthase family protein yields MTNPTYVEVERALLARWPETKLEPSLERIRALCRLMGDPQNAYPVIQLTGTNGKTSTARMIDALLRELAVRTGRFTSPHLVSMTERVSIDGKPLSEELFVEAYADVAAYAQVVDDSQPIPLSYFEMMVGLAYAAFADAPVDVAVVEVGMGGAWDATNVVDAAVAVLTPIDVDHTRYLGETPGDIAIEKAGIIKAGAQVVTAVQPDDAAAAIAARVSEVGATLHREGIDFGVVGRTPAMGGQLLALQGLGATYDEVFLPLFGAHQAHNAAYALAAVEAFTGGRELDAEIVRAAFATVTSPGRLEVVRRSPTVVLDAAHNPAGARATAEALQEAFAFTPLIGVVGVMADKDVDEILLAFEPVMAEIVCTQNATDRAMPAAELADIAEGIFGSDRVHVARRLPDALEKGVALSESERYGEGVGSGGVLVTGSVVTAGEARVLLAREESVD; encoded by the coding sequence ATGACGAATCCCACGTACGTCGAGGTCGAGCGGGCCCTGCTGGCGCGCTGGCCCGAGACCAAGCTCGAGCCCTCGCTGGAGCGCATCCGTGCGCTGTGCCGGCTGATGGGCGACCCCCAGAACGCCTACCCGGTGATCCAGCTGACCGGGACCAACGGCAAGACCTCGACCGCGCGGATGATCGACGCTCTCCTGCGTGAGCTCGCCGTACGGACCGGACGGTTCACGAGTCCCCACCTGGTGTCGATGACCGAGCGGGTGAGCATCGACGGCAAGCCGCTGAGCGAGGAGCTGTTCGTCGAGGCCTATGCCGACGTCGCCGCCTACGCCCAGGTCGTCGACGACAGTCAGCCGATCCCGCTGTCGTACTTCGAGATGATGGTCGGCCTCGCGTACGCCGCCTTCGCCGACGCCCCGGTCGACGTGGCCGTCGTCGAGGTCGGCATGGGCGGCGCCTGGGACGCGACCAACGTGGTGGATGCCGCGGTCGCGGTCCTCACCCCGATCGACGTCGACCACACGCGCTATCTCGGGGAGACGCCGGGCGACATCGCGATCGAGAAGGCCGGCATCATCAAGGCCGGCGCGCAGGTCGTCACTGCCGTACAGCCCGACGACGCCGCCGCCGCGATCGCCGCCAGGGTGTCCGAAGTGGGAGCGACGCTGCACCGCGAGGGCATCGACTTCGGTGTCGTTGGTCGGACGCCTGCGATGGGAGGGCAGTTGCTCGCGCTCCAGGGGCTCGGCGCGACGTACGACGAGGTGTTCCTCCCGCTGTTCGGGGCGCACCAGGCGCACAACGCCGCGTACGCGCTGGCCGCTGTCGAGGCGTTCACCGGCGGGCGCGAGCTCGATGCCGAGATCGTGCGTGCGGCGTTCGCGACGGTGACGTCGCCCGGGCGCCTCGAGGTCGTACGCCGCAGCCCGACCGTCGTGCTCGACGCGGCGCACAACCCCGCAGGGGCGCGTGCGACGGCGGAGGCCTTGCAGGAAGCGTTCGCGTTCACGCCGCTGATCGGCGTCGTGGGCGTGATGGCGGACAAGGACGTCGACGAGATCCTGCTGGCGTTCGAGCCGGTGATGGCCGAGATCGTCTGCACCCAGAACGCCACCGACCGTGCGATGCCCGCCGCCGAGCTGGCCGACATCGCCGAAGGGATCTTCGGGTCCGACCGGGTGCACGTGGCGCGCCGACTGCCCGACGCCCTCGAGAAGGGCGTCGCGCTGTCGGAGAGCGAGCGGTACGGAGAAGGCGTCGGCAGCGGCGGTGTGCTCGTCACCGGTTCCGTCGTGACGGCAGGTGAGGCGCGGGTGCTGCTCGCGCGTGAGGAGTCGGTGGACTGA
- the mreC gene encoding rod shape-determining protein MreC — MARTRTRPDPEPRRPRTVLFVLLLAAVALISVDLSGAGSPARTVASTLLGPLESGAHRLLSPFGIDSFATRDALRDENAALEEENARLRGLVASSGVDRTRLAEYDRLARYADAAGLETVTTHVVGLGSAQSFRRTVTLDAGTARGVRKDMTVLGPDGLVGRVVSATRTNAVVLLLVDADSVVGARVGGDHELGMVRGDGSLSGSGRLTLDVLDRQVVPKEGDTIVAWGSRDGVPYIAGVPIGRVEKVVESPRDETAEVTVAPFVDFSALDAVSVVVGARTGS, encoded by the coding sequence GTGGCCCGGACCCGTACCCGTCCCGACCCCGAGCCGCGCCGCCCCCGCACGGTCCTGTTCGTGCTCCTGCTCGCCGCCGTGGCGCTCATCAGTGTCGACCTCTCCGGCGCGGGCTCGCCCGCTCGTACCGTCGCGTCCACGCTCCTCGGGCCGCTGGAGTCCGGGGCGCACCGGCTGCTGAGCCCGTTCGGCATCGACAGCTTCGCGACCCGTGACGCGCTGCGCGACGAGAACGCCGCTCTCGAGGAGGAGAACGCTCGTCTGCGCGGCCTCGTCGCGTCCAGCGGAGTCGACCGGACGCGGCTCGCCGAGTACGACCGCCTCGCGCGGTACGCGGACGCGGCCGGGCTCGAGACCGTCACGACACACGTCGTCGGCCTTGGCTCGGCTCAGTCGTTCCGCCGTACGGTCACGCTCGACGCGGGCACGGCGCGGGGAGTGCGCAAGGACATGACCGTGCTCGGCCCGGACGGCCTCGTCGGCCGCGTCGTCAGCGCGACGCGGACCAACGCCGTGGTGCTCCTGCTCGTCGACGCCGACTCCGTCGTCGGTGCACGGGTGGGAGGGGACCACGAGCTCGGGATGGTCCGCGGCGACGGGAGCCTGTCGGGGTCGGGCCGCCTGACCCTGGACGTGCTCGACCGCCAGGTGGTGCCCAAGGAGGGCGACACGATCGTCGCGTGGGGCTCGCGCGACGGCGTCCCGTACATCGCGGGCGTCCCGATCGGACGGGTCGAGAAGGTCGTGGAGTCGCCGCGCGACGAGACGGCCGAGGTTACGGTCGCTCCGTTCGTCGACTTCTCCGCGCTCGACGCCGTGTCGGTCGTGGTCGGCGCCCGGACGGGGTCGTGA
- the ndk gene encoding nucleoside-diphosphate kinase has protein sequence MSERTLVLLKPDAVRRGLVGEILGRYEAKGLSIVATWFGTIDAAQADAHYAEHVERDFYPPLRTFVTSGPMMALVLEGDQAIEVVRLLNGATDGRVAAPGTIRGDLSLSNRENLVHGSDSPESAARETKLWFPELG, from the coding sequence ATGTCCGAACGCACTCTGGTCCTGCTCAAGCCCGACGCCGTCCGCCGTGGACTGGTCGGCGAGATCCTCGGTCGCTACGAGGCGAAGGGCCTCTCGATCGTCGCCACGTGGTTCGGCACGATCGACGCCGCCCAGGCGGACGCACACTACGCTGAGCACGTCGAGCGCGACTTCTACCCGCCGCTGCGGACGTTCGTGACCTCCGGCCCGATGATGGCGCTCGTGCTCGAGGGCGACCAGGCGATCGAGGTCGTGCGGCTGCTCAACGGCGCCACCGACGGCCGCGTCGCCGCCCCTGGCACGATCCGCGGCGACCTCTCGCTGTCGAACCGTGAGAACCTCGTCCACGGCTCGGACTCGCCCGAGTCGGCCGCCCGCGAGACGAAGCTCTGGTTCCCCGAGCTGGGCTGA
- the rodA gene encoding rod shape-determining protein RodA gives MSTRGTVRPARPPGAPARRWWGDVDLPLVGSALALGLIGMLLVWSATASRDDLTGGDPTAYLVKQGTNVLIALGLGAVMAATDRRWIRLWAPVVYGAAVLGLVLVFVPGVGAVVNGSRSWLQVGGLSLQPAELAKLGVVLVMALLFAERTEGAMRRVVRSSDVLLALVCAAVPAVLILAQPDLGTLMVMVAIVLGVLAVAGVRLGWLVGLVAVGIGAIVLAVATGLIEDYQVLRFEAFTNPDLDPRGAGYNTVQARIAIGNGGIWGQGLFDGTQTQAGFVPEQHTDFVFTVAGEELGLLGAGLVVVLLGVLVWRCLRIAQRADDLFDRLAAAGIACWFGFQAFQNIGMSLGIMPVTGVPLPFVSYGGTAMFASAMAVGLLVAIGRRSATPAVVVRSRSARSR, from the coding sequence ATGAGCACGCGAGGCACCGTACGTCCGGCACGTCCACCGGGTGCGCCGGCGCGGCGGTGGTGGGGAGACGTCGATCTGCCGCTGGTCGGCTCGGCGCTCGCGCTCGGCCTGATCGGGATGCTGCTGGTGTGGTCGGCGACCGCGTCGCGCGACGATCTCACCGGCGGCGACCCGACGGCGTACCTCGTCAAGCAGGGCACCAACGTCCTCATCGCCCTGGGGCTCGGTGCCGTGATGGCGGCGACTGACCGGCGCTGGATCCGACTGTGGGCGCCGGTCGTGTACGGAGCAGCGGTCCTCGGGTTGGTGCTGGTGTTCGTCCCGGGGGTAGGTGCGGTCGTCAACGGGTCGCGCTCGTGGCTCCAGGTCGGGGGGCTGTCGTTGCAGCCGGCCGAGCTCGCGAAGCTCGGCGTGGTGCTCGTGATGGCGCTGCTGTTCGCCGAGCGGACAGAAGGGGCGATGCGCCGCGTCGTCCGCTCGTCCGATGTCCTGCTCGCGCTCGTCTGCGCCGCGGTGCCCGCCGTGCTGATCCTTGCGCAGCCCGACCTCGGGACGTTGATGGTGATGGTCGCGATCGTGCTGGGCGTGCTGGCGGTCGCGGGGGTTCGGCTCGGGTGGCTGGTCGGGCTGGTCGCCGTCGGCATCGGCGCGATCGTGCTGGCGGTCGCGACCGGGCTGATCGAGGACTACCAGGTCCTGCGTTTCGAGGCGTTCACCAACCCCGACCTCGATCCGCGCGGCGCCGGATACAACACCGTCCAGGCGCGGATCGCGATTGGCAACGGCGGCATCTGGGGTCAGGGGCTCTTCGACGGCACCCAGACGCAGGCGGGCTTCGTGCCCGAGCAGCACACCGACTTCGTGTTCACGGTGGCGGGGGAGGAGCTCGGGCTGCTGGGCGCCGGACTCGTCGTCGTGCTCCTGGGCGTGCTCGTCTGGCGGTGCCTGCGGATCGCTCAGCGCGCCGACGACCTGTTCGACCGGCTCGCCGCCGCCGGGATCGCGTGCTGGTTCGGGTTCCAGGCGTTCCAGAACATCGGGATGTCGCTCGGGATCATGCCGGTGACGGGGGTGCCGCTGCCATTCGTCTCGTACGGGGGGACGGCGATGTTCGCCTCCGCGATGGCAGTCGGACTGCTGGTCGCGATCGGTCGCCGCAGCGCGACGCCAGCCGTGGTCGTACGCTCCCGCTCCGCCCGCTCCCGCTGA
- a CDS encoding NIPSNAP family protein, whose amino-acid sequence MPRTALLELRRYALHPGQRETLISLFDSEFLAPQEDAGMSVLGQFRDLDDPDQFVWMRGFDDAVSRGKSLQAFYGGPVWARNRDAANATMISSDDVLLLRPVSGGALTLSSAQEPSPPDLVVTTVYQPDDLDGFVALMEAAGEDRLTALGSARVAAYVSADVANTFPALPVRADARAYVRVARFATEAEHAAHVRRVTAAAASESVLQVVQSSIGEELRLTPTDRSVLR is encoded by the coding sequence ATGCCGCGCACCGCGCTCCTCGAGCTTCGCCGCTACGCCCTGCACCCCGGACAGCGGGAGACGCTGATCTCCTTGTTCGACTCCGAGTTCCTCGCACCGCAAGAGGATGCCGGGATGTCGGTCCTCGGCCAGTTCCGCGACCTCGACGACCCCGACCAGTTCGTGTGGATGCGCGGGTTCGACGACGCGGTGAGCCGCGGGAAGTCGCTCCAGGCGTTCTACGGGGGTCCGGTCTGGGCTCGCAACCGCGACGCCGCCAACGCGACGATGATCTCGTCCGACGATGTCCTGCTGCTTCGCCCGGTCTCCGGCGGCGCCCTCACGCTGTCCTCGGCTCAGGAGCCGTCCCCTCCTGACCTGGTGGTCACGACCGTCTATCAGCCGGACGACCTGGACGGATTCGTCGCGCTGATGGAGGCGGCCGGCGAGGACCGCCTGACCGCGCTCGGGTCGGCCCGCGTCGCGGCGTACGTGTCGGCCGACGTCGCCAACACGTTCCCCGCCCTGCCGGTCCGCGCGGACGCCCGCGCGTACGTCCGCGTCGCGCGCTTCGCCACGGAGGCCGAGCACGCCGCCCACGTACGCCGCGTGACGGCCGCGGCTGCCTCCGAGAGTGTGCTGCAGGTCGTGCAGTCGAGCATCGGTGAGGAGCTCCGGCTCACACCAACCGACCGCTCAGTGCTGCGCTGA
- the mreD gene encoding rod shape-determining protein MreD: MSVRRAGTVLVLLLAAVVLQVSLLAPLVPTGVAPDLVLVVVVAVGLCTGAADGAVTGFVGGLLLDAAPPADHVLGQWALALTVVGYLAGTVDRGSRPSWVSDAATVAAGAFVGTSLFALSGLLLDQPGVTVSGVLPVVALATAYDVVLGLAAVPGVRALLVRLEPAPRVGW, from the coding sequence GTGAGCGTCCGGCGCGCGGGCACCGTGCTCGTGCTGCTCCTCGCCGCCGTCGTCCTGCAGGTGAGCCTGCTTGCACCCCTCGTCCCGACCGGTGTCGCGCCCGACCTCGTGCTCGTGGTCGTCGTCGCCGTCGGTCTGTGCACGGGGGCGGCCGATGGTGCCGTGACGGGTTTCGTCGGGGGGCTCCTGCTCGATGCCGCGCCACCGGCCGACCACGTCCTCGGGCAGTGGGCGCTGGCGTTGACGGTCGTCGGCTACCTCGCCGGGACCGTCGACCGCGGCAGCCGGCCGTCGTGGGTGAGCGATGCCGCGACTGTCGCCGCCGGCGCGTTCGTCGGCACGTCGCTGTTCGCGCTGTCCGGGCTGCTGCTCGACCAGCCTGGTGTCACGGTCTCCGGGGTGCTCCCCGTGGTTGCGCTGGCGACCGCGTACGACGTCGTCCTCGGCCTCGCAGCGGTGCCCGGGGTCCGCGCCCTGCTCGTCCGGCTGGAGCCGGCGCCCCGGGTGGGGTGGTGA
- a CDS encoding DUF4233 domain-containing protein — translation MRGMCAGVLFLEAIVLGLATPVMIQVEDVSPGLALFCGLGLAVVAVVTSGLLRHSWAYTIGWLVQVGAVALGFLLPIAFFVGGMFAALWAAAWFLGRKIEADRAANPEFYAR, via the coding sequence ATGCGTGGCATGTGTGCCGGGGTGCTGTTCCTGGAGGCGATCGTCCTCGGGCTGGCGACGCCGGTGATGATCCAGGTCGAGGACGTGTCGCCGGGGCTCGCGCTGTTCTGCGGGCTCGGCCTGGCCGTCGTCGCCGTCGTCACGTCGGGTCTGCTGCGGCACTCGTGGGCGTACACGATCGGGTGGCTCGTGCAGGTCGGCGCGGTGGCGCTCGGGTTCCTGCTGCCGATCGCGTTCTTCGTGGGAGGTATGTTCGCGGCGCTGTGGGCCGCGGCGTGGTTCCTCGGACGCAAGATCGAGGCCGACCGCGCGGCGAACCCGGAGTTCTACGCCCGCTGA
- a CDS encoding MMPL family transporter — protein sequence MHRSIASWINHRFTPALTIVFWVIIVGVLGSTAGQLMDVQENEAENWLPSSAESTKALEAAETFSSPNMIPAVIVYERDGGLQPEDMTAAQEDAATFGQRDDIDGEVVGPIPSEDGEALEIIVPLNLGEDGWNKAPDIVDELEDTAGDGPDGLETFVTGPAGQAADSAAVFEGIDSTLLFAAAGVVTVLLLFTYRSPVLWLLPVISAGVALTVAQAVVVLLAKHANLTVDGQSASILTVLVFGAGTDYALLLVARYREELRRHENRREAMVVALHRAGPAIIASGATVAIGMLCLLLAQMTSTRGLGPVAAIGIVCGLAVMLTMLPALLVVLGRWIFWPRIPHFGDEDPAAHGLWAGVGRRIARAPRRVWVTTSVILAIASIGILQLNATGLSTEEAFLGTPDSVKGEKVLSEHFPGGAGAPVVVVASPDAADAVRTTFQADDGIAAGSVTEPRVEGDWAYMEGTLEAEPDSDAAYDAIESLRSELDSADPDALVGGMTAVTLDIQTASARDNRVIIPAVLVVVLLILMLLLRAVVAPLILLGTVVLSFGAALGVSALVFRYVFDFAGTDTSFPLFVFVFLVALGIDYNIFLMTRVREEALQYGTRRGALIGLAATGGVITSAGLVLAGTFAVLGTLPLVFFAEIGFAVAFGVLLDTLVVRSVLVTALNLDVGRHMWWPSALGHKEDVAAGAGPRDPYEEAVTAGAKAGPPSP from the coding sequence ATGCACCGATCGATCGCCAGCTGGATCAACCACCGCTTCACGCCCGCACTGACCATCGTCTTCTGGGTGATCATCGTCGGGGTGCTGGGCTCGACGGCCGGGCAGCTGATGGACGTCCAGGAGAACGAGGCCGAGAACTGGCTCCCTAGCAGCGCCGAGTCCACCAAGGCGCTCGAGGCCGCCGAGACCTTCTCGTCGCCCAACATGATTCCCGCCGTGATCGTGTACGAACGCGACGGAGGCCTGCAGCCAGAGGACATGACTGCGGCCCAGGAGGACGCGGCGACGTTCGGGCAGCGCGACGACATCGACGGCGAGGTCGTCGGCCCGATCCCGTCCGAGGACGGCGAGGCGCTGGAGATCATCGTGCCGCTCAACCTCGGCGAGGACGGCTGGAACAAGGCGCCCGACATCGTCGACGAGCTGGAGGACACCGCCGGCGACGGGCCCGACGGCCTGGAGACGTTCGTGACGGGTCCGGCAGGGCAGGCCGCGGACTCGGCGGCGGTGTTCGAGGGGATCGACAGCACCCTGCTGTTCGCCGCAGCGGGCGTGGTGACGGTGCTGCTGCTCTTCACCTACCGGAGCCCCGTGCTCTGGCTGCTCCCGGTGATCTCGGCCGGCGTCGCGCTCACGGTCGCGCAGGCGGTCGTCGTCCTGCTCGCCAAGCACGCCAACCTCACGGTCGACGGCCAGAGCGCGAGCATCCTCACGGTGCTCGTCTTCGGCGCCGGCACGGACTACGCGCTGCTGCTGGTCGCCCGCTATCGCGAGGAGCTGCGACGGCACGAGAACCGACGCGAGGCGATGGTGGTCGCCCTGCACCGGGCGGGCCCGGCGATCATCGCCAGCGGCGCGACCGTCGCGATCGGCATGCTCTGCCTGCTGCTCGCCCAGATGACCTCGACCCGCGGTCTCGGCCCCGTCGCAGCGATCGGCATCGTGTGCGGGCTCGCGGTGATGCTGACGATGCTGCCCGCGCTCCTGGTCGTCCTCGGGCGCTGGATCTTCTGGCCTCGCATCCCCCACTTCGGCGACGAAGACCCGGCCGCGCACGGGCTGTGGGCCGGCGTCGGTCGCCGCATCGCCCGCGCTCCGCGCCGCGTGTGGGTGACGACCTCCGTGATCCTCGCCATCGCCAGCATCGGCATCCTCCAGCTCAACGCGACCGGGCTCAGCACCGAGGAGGCGTTCCTCGGCACGCCCGACTCGGTCAAGGGCGAGAAGGTCTTGTCGGAGCACTTCCCCGGCGGGGCGGGCGCTCCGGTGGTCGTCGTCGCGAGCCCCGACGCCGCCGATGCGGTCCGTACGACCTTCCAGGCCGATGACGGGATCGCGGCGGGCAGCGTCACCGAGCCGCGTGTCGAGGGCGACTGGGCGTACATGGAGGGGACGCTCGAGGCGGAGCCCGACAGCGACGCGGCGTACGACGCCATCGAGTCGCTGCGCAGCGAGCTCGACTCCGCCGACCCCGACGCGCTCGTCGGCGGGATGACGGCCGTGACGCTCGACATCCAGACCGCCTCGGCACGAGACAACCGGGTGATCATCCCGGCCGTCCTCGTGGTGGTGCTGCTGATCCTCATGCTCCTGCTGCGGGCGGTCGTGGCACCGCTGATCCTGCTCGGCACGGTCGTGCTGTCGTTCGGGGCGGCGCTCGGCGTGAGCGCACTGGTCTTCAGGTACGTGTTCGACTTCGCAGGGACGGACACCTCGTTCCCGCTGTTCGTGTTCGTGTTCCTGGTCGCGCTCGGGATCGACTACAACATCTTCCTCATGACCCGTGTGCGCGAGGAGGCGCTGCAGTACGGCACACGCCGCGGTGCGCTCATCGGGCTTGCCGCGACCGGTGGCGTGATCACGTCGGCGGGCCTGGTCCTGGCCGGCACGTTCGCCGTGCTCGGCACGCTCCCGCTGGTGTTCTTCGCCGAGATCGGCTTCGCCGTCGCGTTCGGCGTGCTGCTCGACACCCTGGTCGTACGGTCGGTGCTGGTCACGGCGCTGAACCTCGATGTCGGACGCCACATGTGGTGGCCGAGCGCGCTCGGCCACAAGGAGGACGTCGCCGCCGGCGCCGGCCCGCGCGACCCGTACGAGGAGGCCGTCACGGCCGGCGCGAAGGCTGGCCCGCCTTCCCCGTGA
- a CDS encoding rod shape-determining protein, whose amino-acid sequence MSFPLRSLLGRDMAVDLGTANTLVYVRGKGVLLDEPSVVALAAQTHEILAVGTEAKRMHGRTPDAISVIRPMKDGVIADFEACEHMLRLFIQQVHRRRYFTKPRLVVCVPSAITSVEQRAVREAGYQAGARQVFIVEEPMAAALGAGLPVHEPTGNMIVDVGGGTTEVAVIALGGIVASRSIRTAGDDMDEAIVAWFKKEYALLLGDRTAEDLKAEAGSAFPMPDERTVHVRGRDMVGGLPRTVEVTAAEVRRALEEPVAAIVDAVRSTLDLTPPELAGDIMDRGIVLTGGGALLRGLDDRIRHETQIPVHVVEDPLHSVALGAGKCVEEFDALRQVLTSEPRR is encoded by the coding sequence ATGTCCTTCCCCTTGCGCAGCCTGCTCGGGCGCGACATGGCGGTCGACCTGGGCACAGCCAACACCCTCGTCTACGTACGAGGCAAGGGTGTGTTGCTCGACGAGCCGTCGGTCGTGGCCCTGGCCGCGCAGACCCACGAGATCCTTGCCGTGGGTACGGAGGCCAAGCGCATGCACGGGAGGACTCCCGACGCGATCTCGGTGATCCGGCCGATGAAGGACGGCGTGATCGCCGACTTCGAGGCCTGCGAGCACATGCTCCGGCTGTTCATCCAGCAGGTGCACCGGCGTCGCTACTTCACCAAGCCGCGCCTCGTCGTCTGCGTCCCCAGCGCGATCACGTCCGTCGAGCAGCGTGCGGTCCGCGAGGCGGGCTACCAGGCCGGGGCACGCCAGGTCTTCATCGTCGAGGAGCCGATGGCCGCCGCGCTCGGCGCCGGGCTTCCGGTCCACGAACCGACCGGCAACATGATCGTGGACGTCGGAGGCGGGACGACCGAGGTCGCGGTGATCGCACTCGGTGGCATCGTCGCCAGCCGTTCGATCCGTACGGCCGGCGACGACATGGACGAGGCGATCGTCGCGTGGTTCAAGAAGGAATACGCGCTCCTGCTCGGCGACCGTACGGCCGAGGACCTCAAGGCCGAAGCCGGGTCGGCGTTCCCGATGCCGGATGAGCGCACCGTCCACGTCCGCGGACGCGACATGGTCGGCGGCCTCCCTCGTACGGTCGAGGTCACCGCCGCGGAAGTCCGCCGCGCCCTCGAGGAACCGGTTGCGGCCATCGTCGACGCCGTCCGCAGCACCCTCGACCTGACCCCGCCGGAGCTCGCCGGCGACATCATGGACCGCGGCATCGTGCTGACCGGCGGCGGAGCGCTGCTGCGGGGGCTCGACGACCGCATCCGTCATGAGACCCAGATCCCCGTCCACGTCGTCGAGGACCCGCTCCACTCGGTCGCCCTCGGTGCGGGCAAGTGCGTCGAGGAGTTCGACGCACTCCGACAGGTGCTGACCTCCGAGCCCCGGAGGTGA